The region ACACCTGTGATGGGCACATGCTAGACACTCCATAAGGAGGGTTCATCCTCGGACTCACTGATCCCTGGCTTCTATGTGCTCTCCTGCTTCCTTCATATCATTGTGGCCTTGCTGTGGAGTCAGTGCCAAGGGCCAATGTGCCAGCTCTCTGGGCACCTGAGGCTCTTGGCCTAATGACACTACCTGGGAGGTGCCAGGGAATCGCTGGGAGCTGTGGATGGGCCATGCCCAGCGCTGCTTGGGAACTGCTGCCCTGTGCTCCAACTCCACGCCCGGACGGGCTGGACGCAGACAAAAGGAGGCCTCGTGTCGGGGgctggatggggcaggggagagctcAGAGGGTGCTACAGCTTCCCCAGCAATCAGGGACTGCTGAGCTGGGTTTCAGGGTGGGACACTGCTGCGGCTGCGTGACTCAGGGTTCCAAGGTTCCCGTGTGTTCATCTGCTTTAAGGCAACTTGAATGGAGCAGAGGAGTAGCCTGAAATACCTCCCCCATACAATTCATTCTTTGTACCTTCACTCCATTGGCCCATGAGTTTATCATTTTTCAAGCCCTCCCCTATAAAATGTACCTACCTCTACAAAGTGGTCACACCTTAAGTCCATCACCAGCTAACACTTCAGTTATTACCATTTTAACAGGAGGCAGATGAGCCAGGAGCTGGTCTGGATAGAGGCATcagtgtggtatgtgtgtgtttgggttgAGGATGGAGATGTCTAtttccattcattcagcaaatgctgACCAAGCACCAATGAAGTGCCAAACAGCATTCTTGGTCCTGGGGGTACAGAGTAAACAAGAGACAAAAATCTTAGCCCTTGTGGGGTTTatatttggggggcagggggacaataaacaatcaaacaaacaaccaccaccaccacccaaaaTTTCTGTATGTCAAATGGCAGCCCCACTGTGGGGCATAATAAAGCAGGGGAGGGGACCAGATCAGGGCTGGAGGAAGGCAGGTCTCTTGTGGGGCTGGTCTGTGAAGGAAGGACTAGCCTCTCGGCCTCTGAAAGCCCTGGGGCTAGGGGGAGCTGCTTATTTTGAGGGGTGTGCAAGAGCCCTGGGACCCGCCCTCTGTTCTTGCCCGTCTCCTCCTCCACCTAACACCCCAACAGCTACAGAGCTCTTGGGACCCAGTGGAGGGGAGTGTGCGGAGCCAGGCCCCTGGCAGGCCACCATCTGGAAATGttccctgggctgcaggaggagggagtGACTGGAGCCGGCAAGCTCTAGACCAGCCAAAATGAGTGGGGAACACCGTGCTTCCTCACCTCACATGGCTCATTACTCAGCCTTAATCTGggccatttctctctttttcacacCAAGATCTGGAGGGAGCAGTGTAGCCATGTGTGGTATCAGTGGTCATTCTGCAGCAGAAAGTCAAGGCTTGGGATGGtattgtggggagaggggagggaggggggaagggtgggtggggagagcatAGGACAGGTGGGCAAGGGCCTGTTTCAGAaggtgtctgtctccctcccttatatttctccctcctttccttcctccctccctccctccctcccttcctcattccATCACAGGGCCGTCTCTGGCTAGGTATGGGGCTACAGAAGGAAGGACAAGCTCCTGCCTCAGGAGCCCAGAGGAGAGATAGAGACGCCCCAGGCGGGGTGTGCTCTGTGCTCGGGGTCCGCAGACACAGCACGGGGCACGGGTGCCCAGCTTTAGAGAGGTGGCCTGGCTCCACCTGGGCCTTGGGGAGTCTTTCCAGGGCAGGGTGTGCAGTGCAGCCCCTAcactgggggaggagagagggcgcTCTGGGTGGAAGGACAGAGTTTGGTCACTAAAGGGGATACGTTGTGAGTGAAGGCACAACCTGATCACAACCTCAAGGGCCACTCCTGTCAGGAGGGCACCTGGCGAAGGAAGGACTTGGTAGGCGGGACAGCAACTTCCAAAGGCACACAACTGGTCTTATTTAAGCCACACAACAACTGCGTGAGGTTGGTGGATGTTACTAATCCAGTCTTGCAGATGAGAaacctgaggcccagggaagtgaAGCAACTTGCCTAGGGTAGCAGTGCTGCCGGGTAAGTCCTGgagctccttctctttctgcctgccACACCTCCTCTTGGACACCCTCAAGTCCCTCTGTTCTGCAGGGACTGTGATGAGCAACACTGGCAGCCAGCTGCTTGGTGCCACCTCCCCATGCAGGTGCTCAGGCGTGCTGGCAAGGGCTTGGCTGAGTCCCACGCCACTACTCAGGAGcgtggtgaccttgggcaagccatcctgtctctctgagcttcagcttcatcatcagtaaaatacaaataacaccCACTGTtctgaaagggaaaaggaagaatgtgGGATGCTCTGGATTCCAGGAAACCTGTGCCCAGGAGAGGGGACATCATCACCACACCCCCGGATGGCACCCACATCCAAGTGCTTGAGACATGGTACACGGTGACAAAGCAGGCTCTGTGGCTGACTGTGACTTCCATAAGCAAAAGCTGCTGTCTCCTCTCCTAACTCCCTCTGTGAAAGGAACCAAGAGGACCAGGCCTGTGGCAAGGAAGGAGGGTacatggaggggggagggggtcagaTCAGGTAGGATTTGGACCCAGAGACAGGGATTCCTCATAGCTGCAGGATAGTGTGCCCTGCTGGGACTGCAGCAGGGAGAAGAGGCTGCCGGACAGAGGGGCTGCTCTAAGAACAGCTTCCAAGGAAGATGAGATGGATTTGACATCCCTGTGTCTGCTGGTGAAGGACCCCAGCCCATGAAAAGTGCTTGCCAGGCATTTATAGCTGTCCCCAGGTGCTAGCTCTCTGTCTTCCTGCCCGATGCCAGCTCCACTGAGACCAACACACCTACATCTTCCGCTTCTGCACTTCTATGTCCAATGGGCACCACAAACCCTCAAGGCACTGGACCCTAGGAACTGTGGGCAGTGCTTGGCAACCTGTAACAAATCACGAAGGcgcttcctttccttccctgtctcagCGTCCAGCATAGAATGCCCAAGCGTACAGCCAGCGCTCTCAGCCAGAGGCATGAGTCCTGGAGACAGGCCCCAGACACAATTCCACCATGGTCTCCGGGAATGGTGTCCCTGGTGCCCACGACGGGCTTGTAGACACCACACAGTTCCCAGAGCACTCCATCCTGTGCTCTGACAACCTCTGTTTCATTCCTTGGTCAAGCTCGTGGGGTTCACCGGAGCTGCCAGTATGAATGGCGCCCCTAGCGGTGTTCATTGCTCAATCTGCACAGCTGGGCGCAGAGACCCTGCAGTGTCACCTCCTTCCTCTAGGGGGAGTTCTCTCCCAGGACGCACCTCTGTGGGACACAGCCTGAATCCCAGTGGCGGGCCCACCATGTGTTTAAATTAAGACTTTTGACCCCATGTTTTCCACACCGCCTCTTATCAAAGCCATTTCTGCTGCCTTGCTGTCCTGGCAATTTCCCCGGAACAAGGGGCTGTAGAGTTAGTTCATGGGTACTTCAAAGATCTTCTAACCTGGAATCCAACTCTGTCATTCTGCAGATGGCAAAGCAAGGCCCTTAGAGGTGCAGAGGTGCAGACCTGCCCACCGTCCCACAGCCAAGCAGGGCTCATAGCTCCTAGTCCAGTGCTCTGCCTGGCATCTTGTGTTTTCCTCATGGACACAGGAGGTTAAGGGCATGGAGCTGCTGAACAAGCTAAGACGCCTCAAGCACACAGCCCTCCGCCCTGCTGCTGGCCTCACTGCCAGCCTTGCTGCCTTAGCCATCAAAGGAGTCAAAATACCTTTCTGGGGGGTTGTGTTGGAGGAGTGCAGCTCTGTTTTGTCTACAGGAAGCAGGGCTCTGAGCTGGGCCAGCCAAGCAAGAGGCAGGAACCAGAGAGCACAGGTCAGCTGTCAGAATCTGGCAGAACCTGCAAGTCCAAATGCCCTCAGAGTGGtggcccaggctgcaggctgggtTTGGCTGGTCCATGTGGCCTAACTGGCCCTTCAGGCCCCAGACCCTGGATGCCTGGCTCTGGCCACCCATTTCCACCTCCTGTGAGCAGCTTGTCTCCAGCCTCCCAGGCCTTTGTGCACAGAGAATCCAAGTGCTCCACACGCAGCTGGTCCCCACTGAGCCCACCCAGGCTGGCCACGTTCtggcccccaacccctcccccagcaccacaTCCCACCTCCACAGCCAGCCAGGTTCCCATTCCCTCTCAGTCAGCTCTCCTGCAGAAGAGCAGGGTTTTTTCCCATTGGTTCTCAAGCATAACCCTGGGATTGGGGAAAGCCACCACCCAGGCCACCTGGCGGCAGTGGGATCTGCTTCAGTCAAGCCACAGACCCCTGAGGCTTCTCGTTCCTCTGTAACCAGGCAGGAGGTCCCATCCCAGCTGCTCCCACACTGCCCCCTAGCTCCCTGGatacctacccccaccccactgggacCTCTGGCTCCGCACCCAGCCACCATCTGTTTATTCCTAGTGAGTCCACATCTTCCTGGTCAGCCAGATCCAGCCCGCTCACCTCTCCACAGCCGGTCTCTCCATCGGCGCCTGGCCCACCCTCCCCTCGCACTCACTCGTGGACTGACTGAGTCGCACCCGTctgtgggtggaggccaggatCAGGACCCCAGAGCCAGGTCTGGCTGCTGCACCCTGCTTTGGAGCTGCCTGCTGAGGACAGCCGCTCTGGGGTGAAGGATAAGATGCgcaaggggctgggtgggggtagTTCTTGGAGGACAACGAATAGGGGATAGGCCTGCCTGGACATCCTTCCCAAATAGACCAGTGGGGTGACCCACAGAAAATGTGCAGCTCCATGCCAGCTGCCCTGGATTAACCCGGGCCTCTGGCTCACTCCCCGGGCGGTTGCCCTGGGACACGCGTGGTGATTGAAGGAACCAAAATTCTGCCACCTGAAGCTGCTTTTtcaaatattgattttaagcGGTTtagtaagaaacaaaagactcagaaagaacctttgaccctccccccctttcctgcccaagagattcGAACAGAGCAACCTGCCTCAGGAAGGTCTTAGGGTGCTGCTTTGACCTAATTAAGACAATAAGCGGGTTTCGGGCAGGCCCACCCAGCCCACTGTCTCCGAGCCCCTGGCAAGGACTTTCTTGCCCTGTGTGCTCCACTCTTCCTCAACGCCCTCCTCAAGTCGTCCGTTCTCACTTCTGAGATTCGGTGCcccattcccttccttttctcctttgtcccaaACATACCCAATGTTGCCTCGCTGGCTTTGGAATTTTCATGGGTTCCTCATGCCTACGTGAATTTCCCACATACATGCATTGAACTGGTTTTTCTCCTGTAATTTGGTTTTTAGCCCAGCCTAGAACTCAGAAGGCACAAGGAAAAGTGTCCATATTTTTTTAGCCTCCACATGACACcggggaaaagaagaaagcctTGCTTAGAGATGGTagagccctcccctgcccctcccctacCCACATAGCAGGTCAAAAATGACTTCCCTGTGGACGTTGCCAGTCTCAACATCAGTGACTTGTTCCTTTGCATTAAGCACAACACTAAGCAAAttctagtaaaatataaatacatctgagaggaattaaaaatgaacttggcctcagtttccttaagtGGAAGATAAGGACTCGGGCCGAAAGGTTGCTGAGGCCCCACTGGGCTCAGACACTCTGCCCATGAGACACCAGGGGAGAGGGGTTTCTGCAGCGCGGGTTTGGAGATGGTGCAGGAGGCGGGCGGGCAGTGACAGGGGAGACCTGCCAGGTCTCGGTTCCATCCCGGATTGGGCCTGCTAAGAAGTGtgccctgtgcccagggccctgtgTGTGCCTCCTGCACCCACAGGCCTGGCTGCCCGGTTTTAGGAGGCAGAGAGGCACTGCACCAGCCCACCTCCTTACTCCAGACCCAGCTCCCGGCCATTTCCCCCTTCGgcccctccttcctgctgccacAGAGGCCACCCACCTCCGGCAAGGCCAGGCCTACACCTTTCACCTGAGCTGTCTCCCAGGATTATTAGTCACTCAGAGGAGGCCTAGCCTGGGGCTTTGGCATTTAAAAGAGCCCCGCTaagagaggaagggcaggcccCAAAGCTGAGGAAGGGATTCCTGGAGTCAGCAGGCTCCTCCCGGGATGGAGAATCCTCCCAGGGCTTCACAAATCACTGCGTTTGGGGGAGTACCTGTGTTCCCCCATTCCAAGTAAAGTGGGCCTCCTTTATTCTTTCCATCCAGAGAGAGTTATCCAAGCCTGCGGACCCTGTGCTGGGTGTTGCGTTAGTTGCCGGAGGTACAATGATACATTAGGTAAAGAATGAACCCAGCGGAAAAAAAGGCAAACCTCCTTCAGAGTGCTCTCTGCCCCTACATGCCCCTCTGCTCAGCCTCCCTTTCCAGGTTTGGAGATGGGCACAGGGAGACAGGTGGGCCCCAGGCTGCACACTCACTGATCACACTAGGCCAATGCCAATGGGACCACCAGGAGCTCTTGCCCAGCAGGGAGTCCACCCCGTATTCCTGTACCAGCTGCAGGGCCCAGAGTGGATGCAGCGAGCAGCTCagatgaaaggaagaaacaggcCCTGTGGCTTTGACTCTCCAGCTTTGCTTCCAGCCAAAGGTCTTCTAGTCCAGAAAGCAGCTTTCCTTCCAAGCTCTCCCATTTCTGGGCATCACAGGGTGGGCAAGCCTGCTCTGCCCAGCTGTGCAGAGGTCCCTCGGCCAGGAGCCACCCATCCTGCAGCAGAGAGGCCTTTGATGAGGCTCCCTCACCTCTCCTGGAATACTTCtccacttttctttcttcctatcaAAATCCTacctctcctccccaagcaggTCTTCCCACTTCCACAAAGGGACTCTGCTCGTCTGTGTCTCCATTCCTGTGCCTGTAAAAAGGCACATCTTGCCCTGCGCTGCTGGCCTGGAGGAGCCACTGGCAGGTGGAGTGGCATTCCACCAGGGGGTCCACGCAGCCCTGGACCATGGAGCTCGCTGCAGCCCTGTGTGTGCCGCGCACCATTCTAGAGAGTGTGCTTTTACTCACTCACTTCGCCCTCACAGCAAGCCTCTGGCAACAAATTACTATTATCAGAGGTGCAAACAgatgcacagagacacacagctagcaagtggcagagccagaagtTGAACACAGAGAGCCAGGCTCCAGTCTGTGTGCCTAACCGACCACACCAAACCACCCCCAGAGCAGCCTGTACGAGTGAGAATGCTGTAAGAACTCAAGAACATCATTTTCCCAAATGCTGCTGCCCCCCAGGCATACCTTCAGTCAaccccccagcctgccctctcTGATCAGACTCCTTAAAGCACAggctgtccctgccctggggtACAGGTCCCAGAATTACTCAACCCAACCCCGGGACTCCAGCTTCCCCACAAATCCCTCAGAACCCCTGCTACCCATTCTACTCCTGCATACACCAGCCACCTCTGGCTGGGGGATCCAGGAGCTGATGGCGTCAAGGAGAGGGCTCCGGAGGTGGCGGGTGGGGGAGAGCTAGGAAGAGAGCCTGGAGATGGATGGATCCTGCTCTGCGCCTGCCGGCATCAGCTGGGGCTGGGAGCTGAGGATCCAAGCCGGGCAGTGACGCGCTGCCGCCTGCCCAGGAAAGCCAGCCCGATAGCTAATTGGACCAGATGCTCCTACCAGCCTCCCCCATTCCTTTGCCTCCTCACCCAGCTCACCGACgtcccagctgctgcccagccctgcctccctgaaGTCTCCAGCTGCCCCAGCTGATTTTATAAATGGCCCTGGCAGGAGGTGGGCACCTTGGCTAATTGAATCAGCGCCCATgaggcaggaggctggaggctgCTTAGCATCACAGCTGAAAGGTGGTGGCAGCAACAGCTTGCGTGCTGCCATCAGGGAGGAGTCGAGGGAGCAGAGAGGCACAGGCAGTCTGGGCCTCCATTTACCCTGAAGCTCCGAGGCTGGAGCTCGccggggccctggcctgggagcaGACTTCCAGGTGGACCGAaggccaacacacacacactcacatgcactcACACCCCATTCATTTGCTCTGGAAAAAGAACATACAAGAGGAGGCaacagagagggggaagaaacGGAGCAGGGAGAGCGACACCATGCGCTCCTGTATGTGCACACGTGGTTACGTGAACCCCTGTGCACAGCTCTGTGACGGGCACCAGTCACAGGCTGGTTCTGGCCTGCCCTGAAGTTGTCTCTGCATCATAGTTAGCAAACGGAAACAGCGTCCCTGATATCAATGGCTGCAGGTAGCAGACAGACACTGGGGCTGAGGGCCCTTTCTCAGTCCTCAGGCTCACTTTGCCCTGCCCCTGTTGAAACCAGTCGTCTGTCTCCTGACCTGTGAATTTGCCCTTCGACCCAAGGTGGCAGAGACCCtgtaagaaggaaggaagggctttCCCTCTGTGCTTCTTTCTGAGGAATCGGATCCCCCTGACTCATACCTTCATGAATCCACCCAGCAACCGTCCCCACCAGCCCCTCTGCGAGGGGTTCCAGGAGGGCGGCGGGGCTCGTAGGAGGAATGAACTAAGAGATGATGCATGTTTCACCAGCGGGGGTGCGGTTGACCCACCGCCTGGTCCTGTCTTCTGCAAAGGCCCTGGCAGTGTGGTCAGCGTCTTCAACAACGGTCTCAAGGACTTTCATTACCCTTTCCAAGTTCCCCAAATGCTCCACTTCCCCCCTGGCAGCCCTCACCAGCCTCTCCCTACAGCCCCAATCTACCACTTCCCCTTTCCAGCAAAGCTGGTAGCACCAGAACAAAGAATTCAGAAGTCCCGGGAtcttgaggaggaggaggaggacagaggatTATGTGTATCTGAAGGAACAAGTTCTGAAATGCAGATTCCTCAAGCTATACCCTCCATTCTCTgggtttgtaaatatttaatttctctccTTCAGGGCCAAGCCCGTAGGCCTGGCAGCAGACAACCCCCTGGCAGCCTTTTTCCACAGGCTagcactgccccctgctggaACATCCTCCTCAAGTGCTACTGATAGAAATAGGAAAGGGGGCATCCTTGCCCTGAGGGCCCTGCCAAATCCTACCGCCAAGCCCAGACTGGGAAGCGCCTGAAACCTTTAGAGACAGGGTCTTCCAGGGCTAGGGCTGGGTGGTGGCAGCAGGGACAGCCCATTGGCACAGACAAAAAGAGCCAGGGCTTCTGAAAGGCCTCCAGCCTGTCTCCAGCCTGCTTGAAGATTCTCAGATTCCTTTAATGCCAGCAGAGGCACCAAGAGTTACATCTTACATCACAGCACACCTGAGAGGCTGCCAGGAGATCCTTAGGtctctctcacctccctcccactggAGACCCCCTTGCCAGCTGCTATTGGCACCCCTCTGGCTGGACAGAGTAAAGCCATCTTAACCTGAACACGTCAGAAACTaagctctctctcttccccaaatCCTAATCCCTCTGGAAACCCTATTTCTCTGTGTTCAACATCCAGTGTAACTCCAGGATCTGCGGGCCCTGCCTCCACAGCATCCTTCTGGCCCCCAGTCCTTTCTGAACGGCCCTCACTGGTCAGCCCCTGCCCACTGGGCACCTGCGGGCCTCTGCTCTGAAGCCTTGTCCCGCCCCCCATTAGGCACATTTTCCTCCACAACAGGAGGAGCCCACCCTCCCTACCAGGCTGCCATGTGCCCTCCACTCAGAACGCAGAGCTCTCTCCTGAGAGCTCCCGCCCCTTTGCTTGAGCTGGCCTTTCTATCCAGGATGCTCTCTTCACATCTCCTTAATCATCAagtctcctcccacccacccacccccgagAGCCCCCCTTAAATGCCACTTTCCACAGGGAGCCTGTCTGGGTTCTCCAGTGAACCCAGAGGTATCTCCTCTGACCCAAGGCCTTGAGTCCCCCTGTGGCACTAAGTCCCCTCTCAGGATAGACATCTgtgcccctgtctcagccccctCTGGGCTGTAGGCGGCTCAAGGCCAGGGCAGTCCAGAGCCTACAGACGGTGCtccgtagccctggctggctggctgcagcaGCAATGTGCGGACCTACTTTCCAGGAAAGCAGGTTTTGAGGAACACAGCACACAGGCCCCAACCTGCGGGGAAACGGGACGCCAGGGCCAATGGGGAATTACAGGGTGGAAAGGGTTCTTGGGCAAGTCTCAAGGAAGGCAAGGAGCTGAAAGGGGTCCATCCCCTTTCTGGCACAGAAGGGGCTCAGAACTGCCAGCTCTTTCCTGTCCTCTAGTCTAGCTcttcacacacacccccaccatGTTTCTGGTGTTGGCCCTGCACCAGCAAAGGGTTAGAGATGCTTGAACCTTTTCCTGCACGGCCCCGACGTCTGCAGATCCCCGGCTCAGGTGTTTGGGACCCAACCTAGGCCCCCAGAGGACGGTGCAGCTGGGAGGTGGCGGCCCACTGAAGCATCCATTCCTCACAAGGCTGCGGctggcccacctccacccccacagcaCTGATGCCATGCACGAGCTTTTTGGGAACATTTAATGCCACAGGGGAGTCCAAAACCCGCAGGGCGCTGCTGCCACCCACAGGGGCTGTCCTCCAAAAGGGACATTAGCAGGCAGAAGGCCGGCGCAAGCCAGGCAGTTGGCTGACATCCTTCTGTCCTGTGCCCTAGATGCCTGGGCTCCCTTCCTTGGACCCGGGAAAGAAACAAGAGGAAGTACAAAAGGAGTAGGAGGGTGTGGATCTCTTCAGAGAGCACTTCCTGCTTTGGGGCGGTGACTCACCCAGCAGACCCCCAGGGACAATTCCTGGGACCAGACAAGGGCAGCTGGAACCTAGGATTGTAAGAGCAAGTGGAGGTGCCTGGGGCCCAGTGGGCAAAAGTCATCAGCAAAAACCAGAAGGGCAGCCTGCCTTCCCCATCATGTTCCTCCTCAccagcctcccacccctcctGGTGTGCACAGGCCCACCTCAGCACTGGCATTCCGTGGGGCCCCCAGCTCCTTAGCCCACCATCACTTTGGGCCTTTCTTAAGTACGACATTGTCATACTCGGTTTCCTGTGGCCAGTCCTTCCCCACTGGGTAAGTGTGCTGGAGGCCACTGGGGTCTCCATCCGCTGtggcctgcctcctccaggcctcACCCTGGGGCTCCTGTGGGCTGTCATACAGGGAGAGGACTGCCACTCCCTCGGGCTCGTCGTATATGTGGTCGGGTCTCAAAGGTGGACGCTCCTCAATGCTGTCGTACAGAGGGTCAGCGGGGGGCTGTGGAGGGACCATGAGGATGCCCCTCAAGCTCTTCCCCAGGTTACGGGCCACCGCATCAAAGGGCACTGCGTATTCCCCCTCTGGCCCCCGAGGCCGGGAGCTGGGCACTGGGGCAGTAGGCGAAGGTGGCGGCAGTGAGTCGTGGGGCCGGGAGTAGGGGCTCTCCGGCCGCGGCTGCGCCGCTGGCCCTGTGGCTAGCTGGGTTtggggcccaggaggggccgCATTCTTCTGAGCAGAGATGGCCTCTTCCAGGGCCAAGAAGATCTCATTGCCTTGATGGGTTTTGAACTCAAAGTTGCCCTCTCCAGAGACACACCGCCGGCCTGCCTCAAAGGAAAAGGTTACCTGGGACGAAGGGGAAAGGCAGATGACTGGCTCGGCCACAGCGCAGGGTTGACTCTCCTGGGCCCAGCTCCAAAACTCATACCCATCACCTCCAACTTCCCTCCACTGGGACCTGTTGGAGTCCTCTTCCCGAGCTGTTTCTTCCCTGCCTACCCCCCTCCATGTTTTTCCTTACCATCAAAGCCCCCTCTCACCTCCTTCTCCACTCCTCTCACGCTCCCTCCCATCTATCCACGGGTAGAGCCAGGCACACACTGCGCACTTCATCCTTAGGAACACCCGCAACCACTGACCTCCAACTGCTCTGCCTCTCCTGGTCTCCGTCCTTGGCcgccctcctttgccctctctcccACCAGCTTCCCTGCTTTCACTCCTGCTCCTCCGgttcccttcccatcccctcctTTGGGCCTTtatctcctctttcctccctcctccctctgtctcatCCTCGAAGGGCCCCTTGCACCTCTCCCCACCATCTCTCTTCACCCCTCGCTCATCCTTTCTCTCCACCCGCTGCAGAGCCCCTGCTCACCTTGTCGCGCCCAAAGCGCCGCAGGAACCTGTAGGGCCAGTCATACAGCTGGGTGCGGGGCTCTGGGCCACCCCACAGCTCCAGGGCATTCTTTCCAGTCCGGAGGGTGTAGGACCCCCGGAGCTGGCACCTCTCACTGGCTTCTGTGGGTCTCACTGTCACAGCAAACTCCTTGCAGGGGgccactggggagagaggggagagaaggctgTTCGCTGGcctccactctgccctgctctcAATGAGTGCGGGCCAGAGGCTGCTAGAAACAGCCGTTCACATCAGTCAAACTCCCCCAAAACGCCACATACCTCTCCCACCCCGATAGGCATCCTGACCTGGCCACATGTACCCCGACCTCGTGCCCACATCCTTCCTACCCTGTTGCCAGAGCCACAGCCCTGTCTTTTCTGTCTCATTAACCCAGCCACCTTCCCAGTGCCCCCTGTCCCAGCCACAGGtgcaccccaccctgccctcacagCTGTCAGCCTCCTCACCCAGTGTGGGTGGAGCCTGGACgtcccccccttccttctcctcccacacacacccacccaaaGACCAGACGGACCGCAAGGGGGGGATTGCCTTGTCAGCAAAAAGCTCCCTGTCACAAGACACCTTCAATCCACAGAAAGAAAGCCTTTCTTTTTTCGTTTTAGAAGTTGCTCAGGTCCTAACAACAGAGGGTTCAGAGCAGCACCTTCAGTGAGCCCCtcggccctgccccaccccaccagcagGGCCACCAAGCGGGGGCGAATTGGGGTGAAGGGCTGACAGTCAGGGCGGGCAGGACACTCCACCTTGGGCCACGCCCGGAAGCGATGCAGAGAGGCTGATAAGGGGGCCGGCTGGGCAGGGGATAACCACAGGCAGGAAGACTCAAGACACAGAGGCGAGGCAGCCAGAAGGCAGGCCCACACCTCCACCCCAGGGG is a window of Phyllostomus discolor isolate MPI-MPIP mPhyDis1 chromosome 8, mPhyDis1.pri.v3, whole genome shotgun sequence DNA encoding:
- the DOK2 gene encoding docking protein 2, producing MADAVKQGFLYLQQQQTFGKKWRRFGATLYGQSGCALARLELQEGPEKSRRGEAARRVIRLSDCLRVTEASGEASSPKDTSAFFLETKERLYLLAAPTAERSDWVQAICLLAFPGQRKKLSGPEGPGSRPHMEENELYSTATTVAPCKEFAVTVRPTEASERCQLRGSYTLRTGKNALELWGGPEPRTQLYDWPYRFLRRFGRDKVTFSFEAGRRCVSGEGNFEFKTHQGNEIFLALEEAISAQKNAAPPGPQTQLATGPAAQPRPESPYSRPHDSLPPPSPTAPVPSSRPRGPEGEYAVPFDAVARNLGKSLRGILMVPPQPPADPLYDSIEERPPLRPDHIYDEPEGVAVLSLYDSPQEPQGEAWRRQATADGDPSGLQHTYPVGKDWPQETEYDNVVLKKGPK